In the genome of Nocardia sp. NBC_00416, one region contains:
- a CDS encoding CocE/NonD family hydrolase, translating to MARRRALYTVGATITALSLALSACSSDGGGPTADSPQPGQPAVRAVDAPAPQAVRDWLSYDRPAEFEIIESVVAVPTRDGTALNCRRSQPGEDGKPDPGKHPGMLLEFTPYNKDAASPMPDGYFAERGYDVLVCDVRGSGDSPGQYPSWFQPQEALDNYDVIEWLAAQPTSNGKIAQMGASYGSITAYRAAALRPPHLTTIVPMVSPTDIYSEWIYPGGVPSRRNMSWWANEAPDVDLQAHAGTAASFQDNPLFDQYWQQVVTTNKLRDVQVPTLHIGGYFDIFKEGSFDAFAQRPDQTWLLTGPWTHNVGFAIPGVAGTENAALPTGAVLQWFDRWLLDRPEAALPPSHVLSYESTSDAAVGQWEQFDQWPPVAAQTRRLFPAADGTLTTAAPTTGESRYSVNPNDGPSVDATGTLPTDPSQNQAASEMSLPPNQHGRYGTVDPRTTFTLPAFEKETSVEGPVTLNLRASSTAADTYFVSKLEVVTPDGKVLPIEAGYLRAQLREGLDHTVAVPVGKPVQYRIDLGNTHWKFEAGEKLRITLSGGDAPKIASDAPAGIITVHHGADTYVDIPTTN from the coding sequence ATGGCTCGAAGAAGAGCTTTGTACACAGTCGGCGCGACGATCACCGCATTGTCGCTGGCGCTCTCGGCGTGTTCGTCCGACGGCGGCGGACCCACAGCCGATTCCCCGCAACCGGGACAGCCGGCCGTTCGAGCTGTCGACGCACCGGCCCCCCAGGCCGTGCGTGACTGGCTGAGTTACGACCGGCCCGCCGAATTCGAAATCATCGAATCGGTGGTCGCGGTACCGACCCGCGACGGTACCGCCCTCAACTGCAGGCGATCCCAGCCGGGCGAGGATGGAAAACCCGACCCCGGCAAACACCCGGGGATGCTCCTGGAGTTCACGCCCTACAACAAGGACGCCGCTTCGCCGATGCCCGACGGGTACTTCGCCGAGCGGGGCTACGACGTGCTGGTCTGTGATGTCCGCGGATCCGGAGACTCACCAGGGCAGTACCCGAGCTGGTTCCAGCCCCAGGAGGCCCTGGACAACTACGACGTGATCGAGTGGCTGGCCGCCCAGCCCACCTCCAACGGCAAGATCGCTCAGATGGGCGCGAGCTACGGCTCGATCACCGCCTATCGCGCAGCAGCACTGCGGCCCCCGCATCTCACGACGATCGTCCCGATGGTCTCGCCCACGGATATCTACTCGGAATGGATCTACCCGGGCGGCGTGCCCTCCAGGCGAAACATGTCGTGGTGGGCCAACGAAGCCCCCGACGTCGACTTGCAGGCCCACGCCGGTACCGCGGCCAGCTTCCAGGACAATCCGCTGTTCGACCAATACTGGCAGCAGGTCGTGACCACCAATAAACTCCGTGACGTCCAAGTGCCGACCCTGCACATCGGCGGATATTTCGACATCTTCAAAGAAGGCAGCTTCGACGCCTTCGCGCAACGGCCCGACCAGACCTGGCTGCTCACCGGACCGTGGACGCACAATGTCGGTTTCGCCATCCCGGGCGTCGCGGGTACCGAGAACGCCGCCCTCCCGACCGGTGCCGTCCTGCAATGGTTCGACCGATGGCTCCTGGACCGTCCCGAGGCCGCGCTCCCACCCTCGCATGTGCTCAGCTACGAATCCACCTCCGACGCCGCGGTAGGGCAGTGGGAACAATTCGACCAGTGGCCCCCGGTCGCCGCACAGACCCGTCGCCTGTTCCCGGCAGCGGACGGAACACTGACCACCGCCGCACCGACCACAGGGGAGAGCCGTTACTCGGTGAACCCCAACGACGGGCCCTCCGTCGATGCCACGGGCACCCTGCCGACCGACCCGTCCCAGAATCAGGCCGCCTCCGAGATGTCGCTACCGCCGAACCAGCACGGACGCTACGGAACCGTCGATCCGCGCACCACATTCACCCTGCCGGCTTTCGAAAAGGAGACCTCTGTCGAAGGTCCCGTCACCTTGAATCTGCGGGCGTCCTCCACGGCCGCTGACACCTACTTCGTCAGCAAACTCGAGGTCGTCACCCCCGACGGCAAGGTCCTGCCGATCGAGGCCGGATACCTGCGTGCCCAACTGCGCGAAGGACTCGACCATACCGTCGCGGTCCCGGTCGGGAAGCCGGTCCAGTACAGGATCGACCTCGGCAACACCCACTGGAAGTTCGAAGCAGGTGAAAAGCTTCGGATAACGCTCAGTGGCGGCGATGCACCCAAGATCGCCTCCGACGCCCCGGCGGGGATCATCACCGTCCACCATGGCGCCGATACCTACGTCGATATTCCCACCACCAACTGA